Within Coffea arabica cultivar ET-39 chromosome 4e, Coffea Arabica ET-39 HiFi, whole genome shotgun sequence, the genomic segment CTGAACAACCAAAGTCCATAACCGGGCaaaatatataagtccaaaACCAAAATCCATCACATTacataaaactaaaaaaaatcagCTATCAGACAGAAAAATCCATCTCAAGAGCTGGATGAGTAAAGAAAATGGCACAATCCAAGTTAAGATTTTTCAAGTACCAACAGAGCCCTCAATCTGATTTTGCTGGTCAGACTCAAGCTTCAGTCCAAGCTCCTGCGGGACCAACTCTTTCGCCTTGGGCGCATTCCTTCCAACAACAGGGACAGCAAGAAAAGTTTTAGTCTTGCTAATGGGCCTGCCCTTTTCAAGCTGCACAAAGTCCCCAACTTTGAATTGGTTTAAAGGGTCATGAGCCTgatacttcttcttcttcctgacCCTCCTCTTGTACTTGGGATGCGGCGCGAGGCGTGTAACTTCCACGGCCACGGTTTTGTCATTGGTGGCACAAACAACTCGGCCTTGCATTGATTTCATGGCTCGAATTGGGGGGAGAACTGTAAGGGGTGAAGTGCGGGCATTGGAGAGAGAAGAAGAGGGTTTAGATAGAAGGGAAATTGGGGTGGATCCGTGGAGAAATGGGGTGGAGAGGGTGAGGGATTTGAATTGGGATAACGGAACGTGGAGGAAAGCAGAGGTTGCAGACATCTTTCGAGCGCTGGTGGGGAGTTTGGATAAGGCAGGTTCAAGTCTTTTTTACTCGGACTCGGTGTGCAGACAGCAGAGCAATCGAGCAGCTCCTCATCGATTGATCGGGCTTGAATCCAATTcgaacttctttttttttttttttttcaacacaggggtgtccgggtcaagacccgaaggcggcccgactaatcccctgcgtcTGGAGTACAGCGCCACCCCAACCGCACCCAGGCGTTAGGTGAGGTTCGATCCCACGACCTTGCGAGTGGTTTTCCAGCCGCAGACCGGGTGATCTAACCCCGGGGCCAATTCGAACTATTCAAGTAAGCTTTATGTTCAAAGTTCGACTACGTATGTTGTGGGCTCGTGAGCTTCTTGAGCGCTACCAAGTATTCGgtataatatttaattaatatattataaataataaaaatattttttaaattgatTATTTACAATATCTATCTCAATaattaaatatgaaatatttacttcaataattaaatatttGCTGCAATATTTACTTCAAAAGTATTGAgtacttcaatatataattgaAGTTTATATGAGGAGAGTAATAAAGAGTACCAATTTGTAAGGGCATGCCAATGCCTATGTAACAAATAAAAATCAGAATTGGTTTTACGTATTACCTTTTTTATTGGAATTATTTTACATTTGTAATAAGTTCACATACCTTCCATGAGCTGTATCACAGATTCAGCTAGACCCTCTGGTTTGATTAACTATTTACCCCTCTTCTAATTACACCGTTTGGATAACAATAGAAAACCCAAAAAAGCTGACATCATCAAAAATAAAATCCTTTTGAATTCTCTgaaatatcctttttttttattttcaaaacaaTTTTTCCTACCAACTCACTCTTTCTCAGTCACAACAGTTTTTGACCTTTTTTTAGTTGATAGGCACATTTACCACAATAATTTTCCTTTAaaccaaaaaagggaaaaaaaaaacagtgcaCTATCACCACtatttaaattaaaatataatgaaataaaataaaaacaaacacaaaaacccACCACACGAATTCACATTAATTTTGATCACCCCTAACCATTATGCCTCAATCTATTAACAATTGCAAAATCTCATTCAACCATAGAGAATTCAAAGTGAAAATTACTGAGAAGaccttagtttagtggttagAGTTGAGGCATCATGAATTAGAAATTCTAGACTCTATTTCATGAATTAGAAATTCTAGACTCAAGTCCGCTAATTCTAGAGTTGAGGTAATATAAAGacactattattttttttctttggataAAAAGCAAATTTAATTAACGAATTGTTAAAAATCGTTCAACTCGATTTGATTTATATCATTGCCGTAATGACAGATTAAACATGCACTAGAAATAACGGATTAGATCtgcaatttaataaatataatatatctgaaaaattttgaatagatctgaaaaatataagaaattttcaaattatctTCTAACAAGATAAATCATTGTAGTTCTCTATGCATATTGCAATCGCTAGATTTGCTAATTAGTGGCTTTAAGTTTTAATAATGATGATGAGAACAATCGAGAGAGACCCATGACCTGGAAAAATTTTAGACCTAACAAttagatttgaaataaatttggGTCTAAtaacaaaagaaggaaaaaaaatagaaaaaaattaattgataACCATTGTTTGATAACTCTACGTGATGTTAAAAATTAAttgattaaaatattttttgaattcaaCATGTTTGATAATAGAattgttttatcatttaatataTTAAGCACTGCTTAACTTGTGTATAAAATTTTAagtaaatttttaaatgaatttcCTAAATTAACCACACATACTAGAGCTCTCACATATATAATACACAGTCACACGCGCGCGCGCACTTAAACCCAACCTCTCAACTGTTTCGttatttttctctctcacacaaaacaattttttctttttgtccaaatacacaaataaaaagaattttGTTTAAAGATAAAAATACAATATTTTGTGTGATATTTTAATTCAGTTCTATAATTAAATTAGTTGTCAAATGCATGTAATTTGATCAATTTAACAACTTAAAATACTTTCGGCACTTACAgatttgaaatttcaattttattcaaTTGTGACTTACGCTTCCAGTTTGCAAGGCATTTACCCTGTGATTTGTAGGATGAAGTCCTTACTGTAGTATAGTCGTAATCCTCCGTTGAACGACATTGGATAGGCTTATCCAGCTATCATCCACGTCTCACCACTCAAATGGGATCCCATATCTCTCCAAGGGAGCCCAGCTTGCCATTTGTCATCCTGAAATCCAttgcaaaaaattcaaaagctcAAAGCATCCGCATTTAACCAATTGCCAGTTTTGGAATCAAAAAATTAGTTTTGTTCGTTAGACTGATAGGCCATGGCATCTCTAGCTACCTTTGCTGCCGTGCAGCCAACTGCTGTTAAGGGTCTCGCTGGAAGCTCCATTGCTGGAACTAAGCTTCATGTCAAGCCTTCTTCTCTTGGTTTGAAACCCTCCCGAACCAGGTAAAGAACATTCAAGAATCTAGTCTTGGTGTGATCCCGTCAGCCTGACTTTTGAGAACTAGTATTGGCTCACTCTGTTTTAGTGGTTGTTTGAGAATAAAGACGTTTAATTGGgctaatttttctagtattgccCAAATTATGGGCTAAGCTTTTGTAGCTACTCTGCATTTGGTTTGTTGTAGGGCTGGTCCGGTGGTAGCAAAGTACGGTGAGAAGAGTGTCTACTTTGACTTGGAGGATTTGGGCAACACGACTGGCCAATGGGACTTGTATGGGTCAGATGCTCCTTCACCGTACAACTCCCTCCAGGTATATTTTCATGAATCAGAATCATCAATTCATTAGAGTTGTGTGCCCTTGATGAGTGGTGGAGCAACGCATTAATTAATATGCTGGAAATTCTGATATGGCGATAGAACAGTGTAGTAATTAGCTAGTTATTTACGCCTGCGTCACTCTGTACTCACGTGGCTCATTCTGTCATGCGCACTTGCAATTTCTAGTGTTAAGAGTCTTTCACTATTTGGGAAAATTGTGGAAATTGAAACCAAGCATGaatgtttctttcattttttggtTGTTAATGGTCCATGTGCAGTTTTCATTTGGGGCTTAAGAAAAGTTGCATGCTTTGTGCTGGAGTTAGCTGGATTGTAGATAGAGATAGGCCAACTGCTTGTAGTAGGTTTTTCTTGATGAATTTCTGCAAGGGCATAGATTGAGGGTGAAGTTGAAAAACATAAcatgaatttttcctttttttttttggggagggggggggggtttaGAGGATCATGAGGAGACAGAGTAAGGATTATGCTTTCtagtttaaaaaaattgcaaaaaaaaaaaagagagagagagttttccATCCTGCTTTCAGATTAAATTCAGTAGAAAAAATATGTGCCTTCCAGTATCCATAAGAACCCTATATTCATGGCTGCCTGATagcaagaaaagagaacctctgCTTGATATTCTGAAGGCAGTGAGGGCAGCATTCCTCATGATTGTGGAGTAATTTACGACATCCTTGCATTTGCCTGAGTTTTGGTCATTTACAGCAGCAGCTGTTAGATTCCGTGAAGGTTTTCTCACATGAATCTATATGTGGTTGCAGAGCAAGTTCTTTGAGACATTTGCAGCTCCTTTCACCAAGAGAGGTTTACTGCTCAAATTCTTGATACTAGGAGGTGGCTCCTTGCTTGCTTATGTGAGTGCTACCGCATCACCAGATTATCTGCCCATCAAAAGGGGTCCTCAACTTCCCCCTAAACCCGGGCCCCGTGGCAAAATCTAATTATTTCTCAGTTAAAGCTTTAAaagcatttttattttcttcatgtGTACCTTCTAAAGCTTGTAAGTATCTCTGGAGCGTAATCGTGTGCCTGCTTATTATCACAATGATTGTTTACTACTTGGGGGCACCATTGCTTTGTTGCTCATCTTCAATCTCCTGGATGAGATTTTACTCGTCTGTCTTGCTTCAATTGGAAATTTTTATGAGACTCGTTTGAATCTCAACTCTATAATGGCTTCTCATGCAGAAAAGTTCCAATCTCTTTAACCTGAAAGTACGCTGACTTCCTCTAAGATGGAAATTGATGCTTGCTTATTTCTCCTCAAATGTGCAGCCCAGTACAGCATTGTATTGTAGTATGATTTGTAGATTTAAACTGACAGGGTGAGGGTTGTTCCTTGGAAAATGCAAATTGCAGATACTCATTGCAGTCCTGTTATTCTGGATTGGAGTCATGAAGCCGGAAAGTATGACTGAAATGTTAGAAATTACAAGACCAAAATATTTTAACAAACTGATCTCATCTACAGAGTGAGCATAGCCAATGTGTTTTGAAGCCAGTAGCTCTAGTGGCTTTTCCATATTTACAAAGGAAAAATGTATCAAATCCTATATGGCTTTAATTCGTCTGAATATAAACGTCCAATGCTGTTCACATTCGAGAAGAGTTCTGCTGGTCAGTCCTTGCCTCTAATAATGTAAGTTAATTTGGTATCTGGGACAAAATTTGGTTAGTGACGCGCTGTTGGACTTCTAGAACCACCCAAGTGCTCTAGTCTCTCTATGTAAGAAATTTTCTTGTTGGTGGCAATATTTGGTGGTTTGCTCAAAATCTTCAAATCGTTGTCTTTGGACACCTCTTCCTTCACGTCTTTCTTTACTTCGGTCTCTCCTTGATCCAGTGACCAACCCATGAAATCTAGAAGTGTCTTTGATGTTGGTGTCTCTGCTGAATTTAGTTTGTCTGCTTCTTCTTTAGCACTGGGGATGCTCTCCAAAGTTATTGTTTccttctttagggttttttttggtTCTCCAGCAGATGGA encodes:
- the LOC113741817 gene encoding photosystem I reaction center subunit VI, chloroplastic; its protein translation is MASLATFAAVQPTAVKGLAGSSIAGTKLHVKPSSLGLKPSRTRAGPVVAKYGEKSVYFDLEDLGNTTGQWDLYGSDAPSPYNSLQSKFFETFAAPFTKRGLLLKFLILGGGSLLAYVSATASPDYLPIKRGPQLPPKPGPRGKI
- the LOC113742216 gene encoding small ribosomal subunit protein uS17c: MSATSAFLHVPLSQFKSLTLSTPFLHGSTPISLLSKPSSSLSNARTSPLTVLPPIRAMKSMQGRVVCATNDKTVAVEVTRLAPHPKYKRRVRKKKKYQAHDPLNQFKVGDFVQLEKGRPISKTKTFLAVPVVGRNAPKAKELVPQELGLKLESDQQNQIEGSVGT